The DNA window CTTTACTTTTCGGAGTGGACTCATAATTGTAACTACTCAGTGTCTTAAGTTTGAAATGCCTATAGTTATAGTTACCTGCCAATTTTAAATAACTTTAGGCACTCGTAACTTTTTATACTGAGTAAAGTCGAAGCATAGTTTACTTTAAGTACTGATTAGTTACTAATAATTAATTATTTTCAAACCTTGATATTGCTTCGATATTTAGTTTATTACAAATATTTTTAGCTTCCGGTGTATATAGGTAGTCAATTTTTTCTTTATAAAATTCTGTTATTTTGCCTCGCACCATTTTCATTGTACTGTTTATCATTTGGTTTTGTTCGGTAAATGGTTCGTCAATAATTGCAATAGCACTTGGCAACCATCTTTCAGGAAATTGAGCAGCAAATTTACCTTTTCCTTTGTATTCTTCAAGTTCTGATTGTATTAATTTTGCAGCGGTTTCTTTTCCTTCCTGTATATTCAGGTTTAAGCCCTTTTGTTTTATGTGTTGTTTAATAGCCTCTTTATTTGGCACTATCAAACCAATTGTATATGGATTTTGGTTATTATGTAACATTACCTGTTCAATATATTTTGATTGTTGGGTAAATGCTTCTTCAATTCCTTCGGGACTGAATTTTTCGCCATCATTACTAATAAGTAAGCTTTTAAATCTGCCGAGAATATATAAAAATCCATCTTTATCTAAATATCCCATATCACCGGTATATAACCATCCATCTTTAATGGTTGCGTTGGTAGCTTCTTCATTTTTCCAATAACCAACCATAATGTTCTCACCTTTAACAACTATTTCTCCTTTTTCTCCGACAGCTAATTTATTTCCATCTTCATCACAAATTTTCAATTTAATATTTTCAACTAAAAAACCCGATGAACCAAGTTTATGTTTATGTTCTGCATTTGATGATATAATAGGTGATGCTTCCGAAAGTCCATAACCCTGAAACATAGGCATTCCGATAGCATAGAAAAAGCGTTGCAATTCAATGTCTAATAATGCACCTCCACCGATAAAAAAAGCAAGTTGTCCTCCAAAACCTTCTCTTATTTTGCTGAACAGAATTTTATCAAATAATTTTATTAATGGCTTTTTAAGTTTATGTAATCCTTTTCCTTTGTTCCATCCGTCTTTATTGTATGAGTATGATAGTTTCAAAGCCAGATTAAACAATTTTTCAGCAGTTTTTCCTTTTTCGGATATTCCTTTTTCAATATTTGTTTTAAATTTTTTTGCTAAGGCAGGAACACTTAAAAGTATGTTGGGCTTTATTTCTTTAATTGCTATAGGTATATTTTTTAATGTTTCTATAGGTGTTTTGCCGGTTTTTACTGTGGCTATGCTTGCACCGTAAGCCATAAAGCTGTATATTCCTGCTGTGTGAGCAAAGGAATGATCAAGAGGTAAAATTATTAGTGTTTTATAATATTCGGGAATACTCATTAAACTACATGCCTGTTCTACATTTGATGTATAATTTCTATGAGTTAAAATAATTCCTTTTGGATCGGCAGTTGTTCCCGAAGTATAACTGATATTAGCATAATCAGAACCTTGTATTGATTTGTAGATTGATTCAAATTCTTGTTTATTATTTTGAAGATATTGTTTCCCCATACTAAAAATATCATCAATAAATATCTCATTATCAGCTAATTCATTTTTATTGTCAAGAAGTATTATTTTTTCAAGGCAGGGAAGTTTATCTTTTATTTCATATATTTTTTTTAGCTGATTTTTAGAAGTGATAATAATTTTTGCTTCTGAATGTTCGAGTCTGAATTTTAATTCACTTTCGGCATCTAATTTTATTGATAAGGGAACATTTATGGCTCCTGTATATAAAATACCGAGTTCACTTATTACCCAATAGTTTCTTCCTTCTGAAATTAGTGCAATACGGTCGCCTTTTTTAATTCCAAGTTTAAGTAAACCTGCTGCAAACTGACATATTTGTTCCTTTGTTTCAGAATATGAAATACTTTCATATTTTTCATGGATTTTTTCCCATAGAAATGGATTTGAACTGTATTTTTCGACACTTTCCTCGAAAAGTTGAATGATAGATTTCATCTGTCTATAATTTTATATTTAACTGATTCTTTACAATTTAACAATCAAGAGAAATTCAATATTTTTTTAAATCACGATGGAACATCCATGTTACAGTCATATCCTTGTGTGTAAAATAGTGCGTGGATGTTTCATAACTTTCTATTTTGATTTATACTGCAAGATAATAAAAATTGAGCAATTTGTACTTGTAT is part of the Bacteroidales bacterium genome and encodes:
- a CDS encoding AMP-binding protein, which produces MKSIIQLFEESVEKYSSNPFLWEKIHEKYESISYSETKEQICQFAAGLLKLGIKKGDRIALISEGRNYWVISELGILYTGAINVPLSIKLDAESELKFRLEHSEAKIIITSKNQLKKIYEIKDKLPCLEKIILLDNKNELADNEIFIDDIFSMGKQYLQNNKQEFESIYKSIQGSDYANISYTSGTTADPKGIILTHRNYTSNVEQACSLMSIPEYYKTLIILPLDHSFAHTAGIYSFMAYGASIATVKTGKTPIETLKNIPIAIKEIKPNILLSVPALAKKFKTNIEKGISEKGKTAEKLFNLALKLSYSYNKDGWNKGKGLHKLKKPLIKLFDKILFSKIREGFGGQLAFFIGGGALLDIELQRFFYAIGMPMFQGYGLSEASPIISSNAEHKHKLGSSGFLVENIKLKICDEDGNKLAVGEKGEIVVKGENIMVGYWKNEEATNATIKDGWLYTGDMGYLDKDGFLYILGRFKSLLISNDGEKFSPEGIEEAFTQQSKYIEQVMLHNNQNPYTIGLIVPNKEAIKQHIKQKGLNLNIQEGKETAAKLIQSELEEYKGKGKFAAQFPERWLPSAIAIIDEPFTEQNQMINSTMKMVRGKITEFYKEKIDYLYTPEAKNICNKLNIEAISRFENN